GAGACCCGACTTCGAGGCCGCGTAGTTGATCTGGCCGGGTGAGCCGTAGAGGCCGACGACCGATGAGATGAGCACGACGCGCCCCCACTTCGCACGCAGCAGCCCCTTCGTCGCGCGCTTGATGACCCGGAAGGCACCCGTGAGGTTCGTGTCGATGACGTCGGCGAAGTCGTCCTCGCTCATGCGCAGCAGCAGGGTGTCCTTGGTGATGCCAGCGTTGGCAACGAGCACCTCGACGGGGCCGTACTCGGCCTCGACCTTCGTGAAGGCCTCGTCAATCGAGGCCGCATCGGTCACGTCGGCGGCCACGGTGAGCGCGCCCTCGGGCCCACCCTCGCCGGAGCGCGACGTCACGGCGACCCTGTGCCCGGCGGCAAGAAACTCCTCGGCGATCGCACGGCCGATGCCGCGGTTTCCGCCGGTCACGAGAACGGTGCGCTGGGTCGTCATTTTGCTCCTCAGAAATGTTTCGGAATATCGGCGTCACAGACACGCCCCGTTGCCCCATCCTACGTTCGCCGCGGGGGTACGCTTGGAGCAGCCACTGCGATACGAATCTTGGGAACCATGAACGCCAAAGTCACCAACGTCACCTCGATGACGATGAGTGAGGAAGAAGAGCGCAAGGCGCGCCTGCGCCAGTACATGCTCACCATGGCGATTCGCACGGCCTGCTTCTTACTCATGATCGTCGTGCGGGGCCCGATGCTCTGGGTGCTCGCGCTCGGCGCGATCTTCCTGCCAATGATCGCCGTCGCGCTCGCGAACCATGTTCGCGCCCGGCGGCAGCGAGCGGTAGAATCGCCTGATGCGGGGGCGATTATTCTCCGTTCGGCAAAGGAGGCGGAATGAGCGGCGGTGAGTTTGACCTGCGCAGCCGCCTTCGTGGCTTCCTCGCGTCGAAGGATGAACGACCCCAGTGCTCCCGCGCTCAGTGCGAGGCGCAGGCGGTGCACCGCATCGAGTGGCGCAACCCGCGCATTCACGATGCCGACCGCGTGAAGATCTGGCTTGCCTGCGACGAACACCTCGATTTCCTGCTCGGATTCCTCGAGTCGCGTCGCTTCCCCGTGCGCCTCGCGCGCATCGACGACCCCGTGAATGAGGAGCCCATCGAGTGACCCAAACCGGCACTCGACCCTCGAATTCGAACACGCGGCAGGGATGGAAGTTTTTGCTGAGCCGGCGCTGGCTCAGCTATTTCATTCTGCTCGTCGTGTTCGCCATCGCCTGCGGTTTCCTCTCGCACTGGCAGTTCGAACGCCGCGACGAGAAGGTCGCCGAGAACGAGCTCGTCACCGCGCACTTCGACGCCGACCCCCAACCCCTCGACGAGGTGCTGCCGACGCTCGACGCCTACGACCCGAATCAGGAGTGGACGGTCGTCGAAATGACCGGGCACTACCTCACCGAAGACCAGCTGCTCGCCCGCGCCCGCCCCTTCGACGGGCAGCCTGGCTTTGAGATCCTCACGCCATTCGAAACGACTTCGGGCGAGGTCTTCATCGTTAATCGTGGTTGGATCCCCACCGGCAACGAGCAAGACTCCCCCGATTCCGTGCCCGAGGCGCCGTCGGGCGAACTCACCGTGACGGCTCGGCTGAAGCCCGGGGAGCGCGAGATTCCCGGCCGCACCGCGCCAGCCGGGCAGATCGCGACCATCTATCTCCCCACCTTCGCCGAGGAGCTCGGCACCGATCGCACCTACACCGGTGCCTACGGGCTGCTGCGCAGCGAGTCGGTCGACGCGGAAACGGGCGAGCTCACACCGAAGCCCGAACTCACCGAGGGCAACCACCTCAGCTACGCGTTCCAGTGGATCATCTTCGCCGTGATCGCCGCGGTCGGCCTCATCTACGGGCTGCGCGAGGAGTTCAAGGAACGCAATGAGGACGACCCCCGCGTGCTCGCCGCCAGTGCGCGCGCCGAGGAGCGGCGCCGCAACCGCGGCCGAAAGACCGACGCCGAGATCGAGGACGAACTGCTCGACGACTCGGCAGCGCCTAGTTCATCTCGATGAGCTCGAAGTACTCCGGGGTCCAGTGGTCTTCGATCGCCTCCGGCATGATGAGCACACGCTCAGGGCTGAGCGCCTCGACGGCGCCCTCATCGTGCGACACGAGCACGACCGAGCCCTCGTAGTGCGCGAGCGCGTCGAGAATCTGCTCGCGCGAGGCCGGGTCGAGGTTGTTTGTCGGCTCGTCGAGCAGCAGCACGTTGGCACTCGAGACCACGAGCATGGCAAGGGCAAGCCGGGTCTTCTCACCACCCGAGAGTACGCCGGCGGGCTTGTGCACGTCGTCACCCGAGAACAGGAACGAACCGAGCACCTTGCGCGCCTCGGTTTCGGTGAGGTGCTGCGACACCGACACCATGTTCTGCAGCACCGAGCGTTCGACGTCGAGCGTCTCGTGCTCCTGCGCGTAGTAGCCGACCCGCAGGCCGTGGCCGGCGATGATCTCGCCGGTGTCGGCCGGGTCGACGCCAGCGAGGATGCGCAGCAGCGTCGTCTTACCGGCACCGTTGAGGCCGAGCACGACGACGCGGGAGCCGCGGTCGATCGCCAGGTCCACTCCGGTGAAGATCTCGAGCGAGCCGTACGACTTCGAGAGCCCCTCGGCCTTGATCGGCGTCTTGCCGACGGGCGCGGGCGTCGGGAAGCGCAGCTTGGCCACGCGATCGACCTGGCGCACCTCTTCGAGCGAGCCGAGCATCCGTTCGGCGCGACGCTGCATCTGGTGCGCCGCGGCGGCCTTCGTCGCCTTCGCACCGAAGCGGGCGGCCTGCTGCTGCAGCACGGACGCCTTCTTCTCGATGTTCGCGCGCTCCTTCTTACGACGCTCCTCGTCGGCCTCGCGCTGGCGTAGATATTGCTTCCAGCCCATGTTGTAGATGTCGATCATCTGGCGGTTCGCGTC
The Gulosibacter sediminis genome window above contains:
- a CDS encoding SURF1 family cytochrome oxidase biogenesis protein; amino-acid sequence: MTQTGTRPSNSNTRQGWKFLLSRRWLSYFILLVVFAIACGFLSHWQFERRDEKVAENELVTAHFDADPQPLDEVLPTLDAYDPNQEWTVVEMTGHYLTEDQLLARARPFDGQPGFEILTPFETTSGEVFIVNRGWIPTGNEQDSPDSVPEAPSGELTVTARLKPGEREIPGRTAPAGQIATIYLPTFAEELGTDRTYTGAYGLLRSESVDAETGELTPKPELTEGNHLSYAFQWIIFAVIAAVGLIYGLREEFKERNEDDPRVLAASARAEERRRNRGRKTDAEIEDELLDDSAAPSSSR
- a CDS encoding beta-ketoacyl-ACP reductase; its protein translation is MTTQRTVLVTGGNRGIGRAIAEEFLAAGHRVAVTSRSGEGGPEGALTVAADVTDAASIDEAFTKVEAEYGPVEVLVANAGITKDTLLLRMSEDDFADVIDTNLTGAFRVIKRATKGLLRAKWGRVVLISSVVGLYGSPGQINYAASKSGLVGIARSLTRELGSRGITANVVAPGFIETEMTAVLPEATQKQYLSTIPAGRFGEVSEIAKTVRWLAGDDAGYISGAVIPVDGGLGMGH
- a CDS encoding ABC-F family ATP-binding cassette domain-containing protein — protein: MLAVQDLEITVGARTLMSDVNFRVQPGDKIGLVGRNGAGKTTLTKVLAGWTLPSDGKVDRSGELGYLPQDPRAGDPTQLARNRILDARGLGSVRQRLAEAATAMAEAATDAERDKAMRRYSRLDDEFVTLGGYAAESEAAAIASNLNLPDRILDQQLDTLSGGQRRRIELARILFSDAETMILDEPTNHLDLDSVVWLRDFLKTYRGGLIVISHDVELVGETVNRVFYLDANRQMIDIYNMGWKQYLRQREADEERRKKERANIEKKASVLQQQAARFGAKATKAAAAHQMQRRAERMLGSLEEVRQVDRVAKLRFPTPAPVGKTPIKAEGLSKSYGSLEIFTGVDLAIDRGSRVVVLGLNGAGKTTLLRILAGVDPADTGEIIAGHGLRVGYYAQEHETLDVERSVLQNMVSVSQHLTETEARKVLGSFLFSGDDVHKPAGVLSGGEKTRLALAMLVVSSANVLLLDEPTNNLDPASREQILDALAHYEGSVVLVSHDEGAVEALSPERVLIMPEAIEDHWTPEYFELIEMN
- a CDS encoding acetone carboxylase → MSGGEFDLRSRLRGFLASKDERPQCSRAQCEAQAVHRIEWRNPRIHDADRVKIWLACDEHLDFLLGFLESRRFPVRLARIDDPVNEEPIE
- a CDS encoding YwiC-like family protein, translated to MNAKVTNVTSMTMSEEEERKARLRQYMLTMAIRTACFLLMIVVRGPMLWVLALGAIFLPMIAVALANHVRARRQRAVESPDAGAIILRSAKEAE